From Leptospira fletcheri, a single genomic window includes:
- a CDS encoding methylmalonyl-CoA mutase family protein, which translates to METEIYRPKHKLKFVTAASLFDGHDASINIMRRILQSSGVEVVHLGHNRSVQEIVDCAIQEDVQGIAVTSYQGGHVEYFKYMIDLLREKGAGHIKIFGGGGGTILPNEIKELEEYGVSKIYSPDDGRNLGLQGMINDVLSKSDFSPPLTFNGDLHSALKLRNPIAIAQSISLVESSDLAPARTSEKLNFPPASKNIPVLGITGTGGAGKSSLTDELVRRFLSDFPDKSVAVLSVDPSKRKTGGALLGDRIRMNSIFHPRVYMRSFATREANIALNKNVKRSIEILKSSDFDLIVVETAGIGQSDSEITEVADVSLYVMTPEFGAATQLEKIDMIDYADLIAVNKCDKRGAKDAIRDVQKQFQRSRQDWATDPEKMPVYGTIASQFNDPGTNNLYASLVLVLNSKFGLEWKSGLAVTQESSLKIHIIPPDRQRYLAEIAETCDEYESFTEKEAAAAEVLYRIKGAIDVLKERDADTSALESEYSVRESKLHPETKAILNGWEEKIRKYSGKYFTYTVRDKEIQVPNFTKSLSNIDVPKISVPKFKSWGDRVRWSFRENFPGEFPFTAGVFPFKRTGEDPTRMFAGEGGPERTNARFHYVSLGMPAQRLSTAFDSVTLYGEDPGVRPDIYGKIGNSGVSIATLDDAKKLYSGFDLCKPSTSVSMTINGPAPMILSFFLNAAVDQSCEKYIRAQGLVERTESKMKEIYLAKGVPLPKYEGQIPIGNDGLGLLLLGVSGDRILEKETYERIKADTLSTVRGTVQADILKEDQAQNTCIFSTEFALRLMGDVQDHFIRNKVRNFYSVSISGYHIAEAGANPITQVAFTLANGFTYVEYYLSRGMKIDDFAPNLSFFFSNGIDPEYAVIGRVARRIWAKTMKRKYGAGERSQMLKYHIQTSGRSLHAQEIAFNDIRTTLQALYAIYDNCNSLHTNAYDEAITTPTEESVRRAMAIQLIINRELGSAKNENPLQGAFIIEELSDLVEKAILTEFRRISERGGVLGAMESMYQRNKIQEESLHYEHLKHTGEIPVIGVNTFLGKDGSPTVLPEEVIRSTESEKKAQIDHLEAFQYRNRSEATEALKKLKEACVSDSNGFNELMEAGKVCSLGQMTSALYEVGGQYRRSM; encoded by the coding sequence ATGGAAACCGAAATCTATAGACCCAAACACAAACTCAAATTCGTGACCGCGGCGTCGCTCTTCGACGGTCATGATGCATCCATAAATATTATGAGAAGGATTCTGCAGTCTTCCGGAGTGGAAGTGGTTCATTTGGGTCACAATAGATCCGTCCAGGAAATCGTGGATTGTGCGATCCAGGAAGACGTGCAAGGAATAGCGGTGACGAGCTATCAGGGCGGCCACGTGGAATATTTCAAATATATGATCGACTTGTTGCGCGAGAAAGGCGCTGGTCATATTAAGATATTCGGGGGAGGAGGAGGAACCATTCTCCCGAATGAAATTAAAGAACTGGAAGAATACGGAGTTTCCAAGATTTATTCCCCCGACGATGGACGCAATTTAGGACTGCAAGGCATGATCAACGACGTGCTGAGCAAATCCGATTTTTCCCCTCCTCTCACGTTTAACGGAGATCTGCATTCCGCCTTAAAACTCCGGAATCCGATCGCGATCGCTCAATCCATCTCTTTGGTGGAGAGTTCGGACCTAGCTCCCGCTCGGACTTCCGAAAAGTTGAATTTTCCTCCCGCCTCCAAGAATATTCCTGTGTTGGGAATCACTGGGACCGGAGGAGCGGGAAAATCTTCCCTGACGGATGAACTCGTAAGACGTTTTCTGTCCGATTTCCCGGACAAATCCGTGGCGGTCCTATCCGTCGATCCTTCCAAAAGAAAGACCGGCGGAGCGCTGTTAGGTGATCGAATCAGGATGAATTCCATCTTTCATCCTCGGGTTTATATGAGGTCCTTTGCGACTCGGGAGGCCAATATCGCGTTAAACAAGAATGTGAAACGAAGTATAGAAATCCTGAAAAGTTCCGATTTCGATCTGATCGTGGTGGAGACCGCCGGAATCGGGCAAAGCGATTCCGAAATCACCGAAGTGGCGGATGTCAGCCTTTACGTGATGACGCCCGAGTTCGGCGCGGCCACCCAATTGGAAAAAATCGACATGATCGATTATGCGGATCTGATCGCGGTGAATAAATGCGATAAGCGTGGAGCCAAAGACGCGATCCGAGACGTTCAAAAGCAATTCCAGCGTTCCCGACAAGACTGGGCGACCGACCCGGAAAAAATGCCCGTCTATGGGACGATTGCCTCCCAATTCAACGATCCCGGTACCAATAACCTATACGCGTCTTTGGTCCTGGTTCTGAATTCGAAATTCGGATTGGAATGGAAATCCGGTTTGGCAGTCACTCAGGAAAGCAGTCTGAAAATCCATATCATTCCACCCGATCGCCAACGATATTTGGCGGAAATTGCGGAAACCTGTGACGAATACGAATCCTTTACGGAAAAGGAAGCGGCCGCGGCGGAAGTATTGTACAGGATCAAAGGAGCTATTGATGTGCTGAAAGAGCGCGACGCGGATACCTCTGCGCTCGAGTCGGAATATTCCGTGCGGGAATCGAAACTCCATCCGGAAACGAAAGCCATCCTGAACGGTTGGGAAGAGAAAATCCGGAAATACTCCGGAAAGTATTTCACCTATACCGTTCGCGACAAAGAGATACAGGTTCCGAATTTCACAAAATCTTTAAGTAATATAGATGTCCCCAAAATCTCCGTCCCGAAATTCAAAAGCTGGGGAGATAGAGTGCGCTGGTCCTTCCGGGAGAATTTCCCGGGAGAATTCCCTTTTACCGCAGGGGTATTTCCTTTCAAGCGGACCGGAGAAGATCCGACCCGCATGTTCGCGGGCGAGGGCGGTCCGGAACGTACAAACGCAAGATTTCATTACGTAAGTCTGGGAATGCCGGCACAAAGACTGAGCACTGCTTTCGATTCGGTGACTCTTTATGGCGAAGACCCCGGCGTTAGGCCGGACATTTACGGAAAAATCGGAAACTCCGGAGTCAGCATCGCTACGTTAGACGACGCAAAAAAACTCTATTCCGGATTCGACTTATGTAAGCCTAGCACATCCGTCTCCATGACGATCAACGGCCCCGCTCCGATGATACTATCCTTCTTTTTGAACGCCGCTGTGGATCAATCCTGCGAAAAATACATTCGTGCCCAAGGATTGGTGGAACGCACAGAATCCAAGATGAAGGAAATCTATCTGGCAAAGGGCGTTCCGCTCCCGAAATACGAAGGACAGATTCCTATAGGAAACGACGGCTTAGGACTCCTACTCTTAGGAGTGAGCGGAGATCGGATTCTCGAAAAAGAGACGTATGAAAGGATCAAAGCGGATACGCTTTCTACGGTGAGAGGGACCGTCCAAGCGGATATCCTAAAAGAGGACCAAGCCCAAAACACCTGTATTTTCTCCACGGAATTCGCACTCAGACTGATGGGAGACGTTCAGGATCATTTTATCCGCAACAAGGTACGAAACTTCTATTCCGTTTCCATCTCCGGCTATCATATCGCCGAAGCGGGAGCGAATCCCATCACCCAAGTGGCCTTCACTCTTGCAAACGGATTTACTTACGTGGAATACTATCTTTCCCGCGGGATGAAGATAGACGATTTTGCGCCGAACCTTTCCTTCTTCTTCTCGAACGGAATTGATCCGGAATATGCGGTGATCGGTCGAGTCGCGAGGAGAATCTGGGCCAAGACGATGAAAAGGAAATACGGAGCGGGCGAACGTTCCCAGATGTTGAAATACCACATACAGACTTCGGGAAGATCGTTACACGCCCAAGAAATTGCGTTCAACGATATCCGAACCACTCTCCAGGCTCTATATGCGATTTACGATAATTGCAACAGTCTCCATACGAACGCATACGATGAAGCGATCACCACTCCAACGGAAGAATCCGTTAGAAGGGCGATGGCGATACAACTGATCATCAATCGGGAACTCGGATCGGCCAAAAATGAGAACCCTCTGCAGGGGGCCTTTATCATCGAAGAGTTATCGGACCTGGTCGAAAAAGCGATCCTGACGGAATTCCGGAGAATTTCCGAAAGAGGCGGAGTGTTGGGAGCGATGGAGAGCATGTACCAGCGGAATAAGATCCAGGAAGAATCCCTTCATTACGAACATTTAAAACACACGGGCGAAATTCCCGTGATCGGAGTGAATACTTTTCTCGGAAAGGACGGATCTCCCACCGTATTACCCGAGGAAGTGATACGTTCCACGGAATCGGAAAAGAAGGCGCAAATCGATCACCTGGAAGCGTTCCAATACCGAAACCGTTCGGAGGCGACGGAGGCTCTGAAAAAATTGAAGGAGGCCTGTGTATCGGATTCCAACGGTTTTAACGAACTCATGGAAGCGGGAAAAGTCTGTTCTCTCGGACAAATGACTTCGGCGCTCTACGAAGTAGGCGGGCAATATCGCAGGAGTATGTAA
- a CDS encoding TIGR04452 family lipoprotein — MKKFSGIVLYRALPVFLFLLFQCNNLGYAGPGGVKGSDAKLKIKEAVSDENDLFVAQVYPLLINPPSCTNYGGARSTRLSGYDALAFKSLLAKLQNLQISDTVVYTQSSLDKCTSTIRNIGVSLDVQFAQSVQLYATCNTAPQPIDLGSYVIYESCQLDEVGLIQWNKTKFP, encoded by the coding sequence ATGAAAAAGTTTTCCGGAATCGTTTTATATCGGGCTCTTCCCGTCTTTTTATTCCTCCTTTTTCAATGCAATAATCTAGGTTATGCAGGTCCGGGAGGCGTGAAAGGAAGCGACGCGAAGTTAAAGATCAAAGAAGCTGTCAGCGACGAAAACGATCTATTCGTTGCGCAAGTGTATCCTCTCCTCATAAATCCTCCGAGCTGTACGAATTACGGAGGAGCCAGAAGTACGCGTCTCAGCGGGTATGATGCCTTGGCTTTCAAGAGTCTATTGGCAAAACTTCAGAACCTCCAAATTTCGGATACGGTCGTATATACCCAATCCTCTTTGGACAAATGCACCTCTACGATCCGAAACATAGGAGTGAGCTTGGATGTACAATTCGCCCAGTCCGTCCAGCTATATGCGACATGCAACACCGCTCCCCAACCGATCGATTTAGGCTCCTACGTCATCTACGAATCTTGTCAGTTGGACGAGGTGGGTCTCATCCAATGGAACAAAACCAAATTTCCTTGA
- a CDS encoding O-antigen ligase family protein, whose amino-acid sequence MEIFDFLSVVWILGVFFRSRRADTRVLTFLKSRTGLVCLGLIFTGVLGTFWQPEIWKDWEHYHLSPYFFFRSGELEPFFPFRTVFSTFVSVILFLCIGVTEKKPALRIGNTVIAGVTTGFAISIVLGIGEFLSPKISLILDFYHIWLGGYVDRDLSHRVLPLVPDFQSRSIQSLFWNRSWFGMYLVACSPFVFLAIRSFVKKGSSNLRKFFLVLFPIPVFFAIFVLVGARGPFFSLFVGGLLFSVLQFFAHRKRFPFGTEFALFTVVTAISLSVLFPLVFAKTEFFPGLGEERKELFSAGLLLLQESPVFGWGMESYGWANEQVLKEEGEGTRLHSTHNQILQIAVGTGLSGLFLYLFLWGGALYRGIRFATKKRGGAHRILVSAALGIFVYSWFQEWFFLRSTQILFWILLLSLNGKRRGGAIGPKIYVPIILCLTVLGLPFFGQPLSRFGTFFPPDRISESYILEGEGSMKIGSPGRIFLGGDLGFRQEGADRKRIFRYTIQEKKTAVLELEPGETREIVLSVGILRWDCSIDSMSATSAPYFRKTDLLGPALDPEPRKLCLRFSRKDSL is encoded by the coding sequence ATGGAGATTTTCGATTTTTTATCGGTCGTTTGGATTCTGGGAGTTTTTTTCAGAAGCAGGCGAGCAGATACTCGCGTTTTAACGTTTTTGAAAAGTCGAACGGGCTTGGTTTGTCTCGGTTTGATTTTTACCGGAGTCTTAGGAACGTTCTGGCAGCCGGAGATTTGGAAAGATTGGGAACATTACCATCTTTCTCCCTATTTCTTCTTTCGGTCCGGAGAGCTTGAACCGTTTTTTCCGTTTAGGACGGTTTTTTCCACATTCGTTTCCGTAATACTGTTTCTTTGTATCGGCGTGACGGAAAAGAAACCAGCTTTGCGGATCGGAAATACCGTGATCGCGGGAGTGACTACTGGATTTGCGATTTCGATCGTGCTAGGAATCGGCGAATTTCTTTCTCCGAAAATATCCTTAATTTTAGATTTTTATCATATTTGGTTGGGAGGATATGTGGATCGGGATTTGTCTCATCGGGTTCTCCCTTTGGTGCCCGATTTCCAGTCCCGCAGTATCCAGTCCTTATTTTGGAACAGAAGTTGGTTCGGAATGTATCTAGTGGCTTGCTCGCCGTTCGTTTTTCTGGCCATCCGTTCTTTCGTTAAAAAGGGAAGCTCGAATCTTCGGAAATTTTTCCTAGTCCTATTCCCGATCCCGGTTTTCTTTGCCATCTTCGTTTTGGTGGGTGCAAGAGGACCTTTTTTCTCCTTGTTCGTCGGAGGTTTACTGTTTTCCGTCCTGCAGTTTTTCGCGCATCGGAAGAGGTTCCCGTTCGGTACCGAATTCGCGCTTTTTACAGTCGTTACGGCGATCTCTCTTTCCGTCCTGTTTCCGTTGGTATTTGCAAAGACGGAATTTTTCCCGGGCTTGGGAGAAGAGCGAAAGGAACTTTTTTCCGCCGGATTGCTTCTACTCCAAGAATCGCCGGTCTTCGGCTGGGGGATGGAGTCGTACGGATGGGCCAATGAACAGGTATTAAAGGAAGAAGGCGAAGGCACGAGGTTGCATTCGACCCACAATCAAATCCTGCAAATCGCGGTGGGGACGGGGTTATCCGGTTTGTTTCTGTATCTGTTTCTTTGGGGAGGCGCCCTCTATAGAGGGATCCGTTTTGCGACGAAGAAAAGAGGGGGAGCGCATCGGATTTTGGTTTCGGCCGCGCTCGGAATTTTCGTATACTCCTGGTTTCAGGAATGGTTTTTTTTGAGATCGACTCAGATCCTATTTTGGATTCTTCTATTATCCTTAAACGGTAAGAGAAGGGGGGGGGCCATTGGTCCGAAAATTTACGTCCCTATCATACTTTGTCTGACTGTTTTAGGCCTTCCTTTTTTCGGACAGCCTCTCTCCCGTTTCGGTACTTTTTTCCCTCCGGATCGGATCAGCGAATCCTATATTCTGGAAGGAGAAGGGAGCATGAAAATCGGGAGTCCCGGACGGATCTTCCTCGGAGGCGATCTCGGTTTCCGGCAAGAAGGCGCGGATCGAAAAAGGATCTTTCGCTATACGATCCAAGAAAAAAAGACTGCCGTCCTGGAACTGGAACCGGGAGAAACCCGCGAGATCGTCCTATCGGTGGGAATCCTCAGATGGGATTGTAGTATCGATTCTATGTCTGCGACTTCGGCTCCGTATTTCCGGAAAACGGACCTTTTGGGTCCGGCTCTCGATCCGGAACCTCGCAAGTTATGCTTACGATTTTCCCGAAAAGACAGTCTTTGA
- a CDS encoding LIC_11321 family protein produces MIVMRFWRKVSTVLVGVVSALLPLQDTSSFTDPYFPRSLHTDRILVVEDSSASKESKQKDLEGKKQQKGCCRIRYQGGGFDYFPSTEEECVKKPGYHSYLKDSPICFQSLWD; encoded by the coding sequence ATGATAGTTATGCGTTTTTGGCGAAAGGTTTCTACCGTTTTAGTCGGAGTGGTTTCCGCCTTATTGCCGTTGCAAGATACATCCTCGTTCACGGATCCTTATTTTCCGAGAAGCCTCCATACAGATCGGATCCTAGTCGTAGAAGATTCTTCCGCAAGTAAAGAGTCCAAGCAAAAAGATTTGGAAGGTAAAAAGCAGCAAAAGGGGTGTTGCCGTATCCGGTACCAGGGGGGAGGGTTCGATTATTTTCCTTCCACTGAAGAGGAATGTGTGAAAAAGCCGGGATATCATAGTTACCTGAAAGATTCCCCGATCTGCTTTCAATCGCTCTGGGACTGA
- a CDS encoding LA_0442/LA_0875 N-terminal domain-containing protein, producing MSKFKIPNLVNNLFLSVLLLSPLCVENLWAETILYKNGDRIYGTVIDQSTDKVVVLKDDKKQSIPKNLILKIIFKDVKDETEINRIVEAEKKKLNKEGKKTEKEEQLDTIVLEQMIKENSYKIVQKRLALVEKYLEEQDATWEEYITAKRSPWDPVWRAAILPGWGLSHMKQNGYARTYQTFFVLSLLAYVGLDRAAHDRSDKYKEKTNDLIFKDPLIYSQVNATLPAATAQLFIQQDQISKLESLNSIKNQEHRYSADGHTALGLTVWIYALQLAHSYLTGRNWAKHNVIETPSGESASAGFNFKNTYGPIAAGGAVMREYRSEVRYVTLF from the coding sequence ATGTCGAAATTCAAGATTCCCAATTTAGTAAATAATTTATTTCTATCCGTTCTTCTGTTATCCCCGCTCTGCGTCGAAAATCTATGGGCGGAAACGATTCTATATAAGAATGGGGATAGAATTTACGGAACCGTAATCGACCAGTCGACGGATAAAGTCGTGGTCCTAAAGGACGATAAGAAACAATCGATTCCCAAAAACCTGATCCTGAAAATAATATTCAAGGATGTAAAGGACGAGACAGAAATAAACAGAATCGTCGAGGCCGAAAAGAAAAAATTGAACAAGGAAGGCAAGAAGACGGAAAAAGAGGAGCAGCTCGACACAATCGTACTAGAGCAGATGATCAAGGAAAACAGTTATAAGATCGTTCAAAAACGACTGGCCTTGGTCGAAAAATACCTCGAAGAGCAGGACGCCACTTGGGAAGAATACATCACCGCGAAACGCAGTCCCTGGGATCCCGTCTGGAGAGCCGCGATACTACCGGGTTGGGGGCTGAGCCACATGAAGCAAAACGGCTATGCGCGGACTTACCAGACTTTTTTTGTCCTCTCTCTACTGGCCTATGTCGGCCTAGATCGGGCCGCCCACGATCGTTCCGATAAATATAAGGAAAAGACGAACGATCTAATATTTAAGGATCCTTTAATATACTCCCAAGTAAATGCGACATTACCTGCCGCGACGGCCCAATTGTTTATACAGCAGGATCAGATTTCTAAGCTGGAAAGTCTGAATTCCATCAAGAACCAGGAGCACAGATATTCCGCCGACGGACATACCGCTCTAGGACTCACCGTTTGGATCTATGCACTCCAACTGGCTCACAGTTATCTTACCGGCCGCAACTGGGCAAAGCACAACGTCATAGAAACCCCGTCCGGAGAGTCCGCTTCCGCGGGATTCAATTTCAAGAATACGTATGGACCGATCGCGGCCGGAGGTGCTGTGATGCGCGAATATAGATCGGAAGTCAGGTACGTGACCCTATTCTAA
- a CDS encoding class I fructose-bisphosphate aldolase, protein MLDKIKSALGGEADFLLNHVSTTISKESLTIPSPSYVDDIFSKTDRNNSVLRNLQSIYNTGRLAGTGYLSILPVDQGIEHSAGASFAKNPAYFDPENIVKLAIEGGCNAVASTLGVLGLVSRKYAHKIPFVVKINHNELLSFPNKFDQILFANVEQAFDMGAAAVGATIYFGSDESSRQIQEISEAFHRAHELGLVTILWAYLRNDSFKTDKTDYHIATDLTGQANHLAATIEADIVKQKLPETNAGGFKDLKFGKKDDKMYTDLSSEHPIDMARYQVANCYMGKIGLINSGGPSGSNDLGDAVKAAVINKRAGGMGLISGRKAFQKPMKDGVALLNAIQDVYLSKEVTIA, encoded by the coding sequence ATGTTAGACAAAATCAAGAGCGCACTCGGCGGAGAGGCGGATTTCCTATTGAATCACGTATCTACGACGATTTCCAAGGAATCCCTCACCATTCCGAGTCCCTCCTATGTTGACGATATTTTTTCCAAAACCGACAGGAATAATTCGGTTCTGCGTAATTTGCAGTCCATTTACAACACAGGTCGCTTGGCAGGTACGGGATATCTATCCATTCTTCCGGTAGACCAAGGAATCGAACATAGCGCAGGCGCGTCGTTTGCTAAGAATCCAGCTTACTTCGATCCGGAAAACATAGTGAAACTCGCGATCGAAGGCGGCTGCAATGCTGTGGCATCCACTTTGGGCGTACTGGGATTGGTTTCCAGAAAATACGCGCACAAAATTCCGTTCGTAGTAAAGATCAATCACAACGAACTCCTGTCTTTTCCGAATAAGTTCGATCAGATCCTATTTGCGAATGTGGAACAAGCTTTCGATATGGGTGCTGCAGCCGTCGGCGCTACGATTTATTTCGGTTCCGATGAGAGTTCCCGTCAAATCCAGGAGATTTCGGAAGCCTTTCATCGTGCACACGAACTCGGTTTGGTGACGATTTTGTGGGCATATCTGCGGAACGATTCCTTTAAGACAGACAAAACCGATTATCATATCGCGACGGACTTGACCGGACAGGCCAATCACCTGGCAGCCACGATAGAAGCGGATATCGTCAAACAAAAACTTCCGGAAACCAATGCCGGCGGATTCAAGGATCTGAAATTCGGAAAGAAAGACGACAAGATGTATACGGATCTGAGTTCCGAGCACCCGATCGATATGGCAAGGTACCAAGTAGCGAACTGTTACATGGGTAAGATCGGACTGATCAACTCCGGAGGACCTTCCGGCTCGAATGACTTGGGAGACGCGGTAAAAGCGGCAGTGATCAATAAGAGAGCTGGGGGCATGGGTCTGATTTCCGGACGCAAGGCTTTCCAAAAACCGATGAAGGACGGAGTCGCGCTTTTGAACGCTATCCAAGACGTATATCTGTCCAAAGAAGTCACCATCGCTTAA
- a CDS encoding ATP-binding response regulator: protein MSPTSSEQPNILIVEDEWLLSFNLQKTLQNLGYRVAGVAANGQDAQTLFKETDPDLVLMDISIEGDMDGIQTAQTIQRIKDVPIVFMTAYTDDSTFMRAMDSASTYAYITKPFQNHQLKSSIEIALRQQKRFGQVKESGNEYRNVIQSISEGAVSLDEDGKVIFLNHAAEELTGWKLSEAMGQSGDQVLSFIQTQFGESEEDYSDWGNNLRYIPAVLVRLDGKKVRVGFRVSPIRDEKGGIIGSIITFSELSLLTVSEQRISEMEKVIQSEMRLDSIQKLAAGIAHEVNNPLMGIINYGNIIRNHKNVEADIRNYARVIIEQGERISGIVRNLILFSKSDNEEATWVRFEEIVSTVEGMISALLQSKNLELNKDISKELPELYLKQSQIKEVLYYLLYYYVAAMAAQGGIRLSAKFRPRDKEEKAEDSILEIRVSGSSSLEIDPDNAFQPFEIIQSDDTRVGMGLSVCYGIIQSNRGRLLIRKSPSGTDFIVRLPVPCR from the coding sequence ATGAGCCCAACTTCTTCCGAGCAACCGAACATACTCATCGTAGAGGACGAATGGTTGCTTTCCTTCAACCTCCAAAAGACCCTCCAAAATCTAGGTTATCGTGTCGCGGGAGTCGCCGCGAACGGACAGGACGCTCAGACGCTTTTTAAGGAGACCGATCCGGATCTGGTATTGATGGATATTTCCATCGAAGGGGATATGGACGGAATTCAAACCGCACAAACCATCCAGAGAATCAAGGACGTCCCGATCGTATTCATGACGGCATACACGGACGATTCCACTTTTATGCGTGCGATGGATTCGGCGTCCACATACGCGTACATTACGAAACCGTTTCAGAATCACCAACTCAAATCGTCCATTGAGATCGCTTTACGACAACAGAAGCGCTTTGGACAGGTAAAGGAAAGCGGAAACGAGTATCGCAACGTGATCCAGAGCATATCCGAGGGAGCAGTTTCCCTGGACGAGGACGGCAAGGTGATCTTCCTGAATCATGCCGCCGAGGAGTTAACCGGTTGGAAACTTTCGGAAGCGATGGGACAGTCCGGGGATCAGGTACTTTCTTTTATCCAAACCCAGTTCGGAGAATCCGAAGAGGATTATTCCGATTGGGGAAATAATCTCCGCTATATTCCGGCGGTACTCGTTCGTCTCGACGGTAAGAAAGTTCGGGTCGGATTCCGAGTCTCTCCCATCAGAGACGAGAAAGGCGGCATTATCGGAAGCATCATCACGTTTTCGGAACTTTCCCTTTTGACGGTCTCCGAACAGAGAATTTCCGAAATGGAAAAAGTGATCCAGTCGGAAATGCGGTTGGATTCGATCCAAAAGTTGGCGGCGGGTATCGCTCACGAGGTCAACAATCCGCTCATGGGGATTATCAATTACGGAAACATTATTCGTAATCACAAGAACGTCGAGGCCGACATCCGGAATTACGCTAGGGTGATCATAGAACAGGGAGAAAGGATCTCCGGGATCGTTCGGAACCTGATTCTTTTCTCCAAGTCCGATAACGAAGAGGCTACTTGGGTACGGTTCGAAGAGATCGTTTCGACTGTGGAGGGAATGATTTCCGCTCTTCTCCAATCCAAGAATCTGGAACTTAACAAGGATATTTCCAAAGAGTTGCCCGAACTCTACCTAAAACAGAGTCAGATCAAGGAAGTTCTTTATTATTTACTTTATTATTATGTGGCCGCGATGGCTGCACAGGGAGGAATCCGACTTTCCGCTAAATTCCGTCCTCGGGATAAGGAGGAAAAGGCGGAGGATTCCATTCTTGAAATTCGGGTATCAGGATCCTCCTCACTGGAGATCGATCCTGATAACGCTTTTCAGCCTTTCGAAATCATACAGTCGGATGATACCCGGGTGGGTATGGGGTTGTCCGTATGTTACGGAATCATTCAGTCCAATCGCGGAAGATTATTGATTCGGAAATCCCCTTCCGGGACGGACTTTATCGTTCGTTTGCCCGTTCCCTGCCGTTAG
- a CDS encoding CBS domain-containing protein, whose amino-acid sequence MLVKEILEKKDQKILSVGPETTVWEAVRFMTKYDIGSVIVLNGGKLAGIFTERDLLHFSSTDREKVFDKTVGEVMSTQLTTMTPGDQVDDVLAIMLKKRIRHMPIFDGNRLVGIVSIGDAVKAKIAKTEEENKNLKRYIYSESGFI is encoded by the coding sequence ATGCTAGTTAAGGAAATCTTGGAAAAGAAGGACCAAAAGATTCTTTCCGTGGGACCCGAAACAACCGTTTGGGAAGCGGTTCGCTTCATGACCAAGTATGACATCGGGTCGGTCATTGTCCTAAACGGTGGAAAACTCGCCGGAATTTTTACTGAACGCGATCTACTTCATTTCTCCTCTACCGATCGGGAAAAAGTATTCGATAAGACCGTCGGTGAAGTCATGTCTACCCAATTGACTACCATGACACCGGGTGATCAAGTGGACGACGTGCTGGCAATCATGCTAAAAAAAAGGATCCGTCACATGCCGATTTTCGACGGCAATCGCTTGGTGGGAATCGTTTCCATCGGAGACGCGGTAAAGGCCAAAATCGCCAAAACGGAAGAAGAAAACAAAAACCTCAAACGATATATCTATAGCGAGTCCGGCTTTATCTGA
- a CDS encoding LIC_12238 family plasminogen-binding lipoprotein: MKRNLLRALSVLLFSLFFGTCLGMKGEFGWALLDEDQLDFLEKKMTHVSEFTLTREKLVFPGDKTLVFIYKFSKLPDPEAPTYVSLSRFQLGFNEIEVSRKRPDLSTSTIRGSFRDLPEGKYLLKVSYDEEVIDSVEFRIVSPEGGQEEDEEAGTDSDDIKKYSKTRTE; encoded by the coding sequence ATGAAAAGAAATCTCCTCCGAGCGCTCTCCGTCCTACTTTTCTCTCTTTTTTTCGGGACCTGTCTCGGGATGAAAGGTGAATTCGGATGGGCTCTGCTGGATGAGGACCAATTGGATTTTCTGGAAAAGAAAATGACTCACGTCAGCGAATTCACTTTAACTCGCGAAAAGCTCGTCTTTCCCGGAGATAAGACTCTAGTTTTTATCTATAAATTTTCCAAACTTCCCGACCCGGAAGCTCCGACCTATGTCAGCCTGAGCAGATTCCAATTGGGATTCAACGAAATCGAAGTCAGCAGAAAACGTCCGGACCTGTCGACCTCCACCATACGCGGAAGTTTTCGTGATTTGCCGGAGGGAAAATACCTTCTCAAGGTATCATACGACGAAGAGGTGATCGATAGCGTGGAATTCCGGATCGTATCACCCGAAGGCGGCCAAGAAGAAGACGAGGAAGCCGGGACCGACTCCGACGATATCAAAAAGTATTCCAAAACAAGAACCGAATAG